In the Pithys albifrons albifrons isolate INPA30051 chromosome 3, PitAlb_v1, whole genome shotgun sequence genome, one interval contains:
- the ALG10 gene encoding dol-P-Glc:Glc(2)Man(9)GlcNAc(2)-PP-Dol alpha-1,2-glucosyltransferase — MERSEAYGFSGAMSGVFLLSCLLFAAISRRQRGPYMDEVFHVPQAQAYCQGRFLQWDPMITTLPGLYLLSVGVVKPAAWLLGWTGSVVCSVGMLRFINLLFSAGNFYLLHLLLLKIHQKNKAVSGFQRLLSALTLAMFPTLYFFTFLYYTDPGSVFFTLFAYLMCLYGNHKTSALLGFCGFMFRQTNIVWTVFCAGNVIAEKLNEAWKTELQKKKDVKISSKKGSFPDLTRILQFLIKYLILPKNLVTLTALTWPYIVLVTVFFGFVFINGGIVVGDRSSHEACLHFPQLFYFLSFTVFFSFPHLLTPTKIRKFLLSLRKHPVQYSLITVISLFLIWKFTYVHKYLLADNRHYTFYIWRKVFQRHELVKYILVPFYVFAGWTFADTLKSKSIFWILMYFVCLLAVTVPQKLLEFRYFILPFLIYRLNIPFSSIYRQLLELAFYIVVNAVTFYLFLNRTFQWANSDEIQRFMW; from the exons ATGGAGCGCTCCGAGGCCTACGGCTTCTCCGGGGCCATGAGCGGCGTGTTCCTGCTGTCGTGCCTGCTCTTCGCGGCCATCAGCCGTCGCCAGCGCGGGCCCTACATGGACGAGGTGTTCCACGTCCCGCAGGCGCAGGCCTATTGCCAGGGCCGCTTCCTGCAG TGGGACCCCATGATCACCACCCTGCCCGGCCTGTACCTGCTTTCCGTGGGGGTGGTGAAGCCCGCGGCGTGGCTCCTGGGATGGACCGGGAGTGTGGTGTGCTCCGTGGGAATGCTCAGGTTTATCAACCTCCTCTTCAGTGCTGGAAACTTCTATTTACTGCATTTGCTTCTGCTCAAGATCCATCAAAAGAATAAG GCTGTGTCTGGCTTCCAGAGACTCTTGTCTGCATTAACTCTTGCAATGTTTCCCACCCTTTACTTTTTCACATTCCTTTATTATACAGATCCAGGTTCAGTATTTTTCACTCTCTTTGCCTATTTAATGTGCCTTTATGGTAACCACAAAACTTCAGCTCTCCTTGGATTTTGTGGCTTCATGTTTCGTCAGACAAATATTGTGTGGACAGTTTTTTGTGCTGGAAATGTTATTGCAGAGAAGCTAAATGAAGCCTGGAAGACTGagttacagaaaaagaaagatgtaaaGATTTCTTCTAAGAAAGGATCATTTCCAGATTTGACCAGAATATTGCAGTTTCTTATTAAATATCTCATATTGCCTAAAAACTTAGTTACACTTACTGCTTTAACTTGGCCATACATCGTATTAGTAACTGTcttctttggttttgtcttcATCAATGGTGGAATAGTTGTTGGTGATAGAAGTAGCCATGAAGCCTGCTTGCACTTTCCTCAGTTATTCTATTTTCTGTcctttactgtttttttttcattccctcaTTTATTGACCCCTACTAAAATCAGGAAGTTCCTTCTGTCGTTGCGAAAGCACCCAGTGCAGTACAGCTTAATCACTGTCATCTCTTTATTCCTGATCTGGAAATTTACCTATGTTCATAAATATTTACTAGCAGATAACAGACATTATACATTTTATATCTGGAGAAAAGTGTTCCAAAGACATGAGcttgtaaaatatatattagtTCCATTCTATGTATTTGCTGGCTGGACCTTTGCTGATACACTAAAATCAAAATCAATATTCTGGATCTTAATGTATTTTGTATGTTTATTAGCAGTCACAGTTCCTCAAAAATTGCTAGAATTTCGCTACTTTATTTTGCCATTCTTAATATATAGGCTTAATATTCCATTTTCATCTATATATAGACAACTTCTAGAATTGGCTTTTTATATTGTAGTAAATGCTGtaactttttatctttttctaaaCAGAACATTCCAGTGGGCAAATAGTGATGAAATACAAAGGTTTATGTGGTGA